From one Leptospira stimsonii genomic stretch:
- a CDS encoding M23 family metallopeptidase has protein sequence MEKEIRKRLDQVKEKGHQRLTVLLIPHGFDKSFHFQISVFTIFFLFSLLVSILGIAVFGIVKYNNTRKQINALAQVYGKYFDEYIEYSEQLEGVQDDFLALTESLEEIYSLVDGERDEMLKLPDESDIESIALAELKTEEAADKDLMLGRSYLSEIYGYRTARVYMDKQRPLMDSVYDFLNSRYDIMDALPFGEPLYSYNLTSYFGTRRSPTTGYMEYHDGIDLANVPGTPIYATGNGRVHRVIYSNRGYGNHIVIQHANGYFSLFGHCTRIFVKDGQQIRKGNLIATVGSTGNVTGPHLHYEVWLGESNRTDPMEFLKVPVY, from the coding sequence ATGGAAAAGGAAATCCGCAAACGACTGGATCAAGTAAAGGAAAAGGGTCATCAAAGACTCACAGTACTGTTGATCCCTCATGGATTCGATAAATCATTTCATTTTCAAATATCAGTATTCACGATCTTCTTCTTGTTCAGCCTTTTGGTTTCCATTTTAGGAATCGCCGTATTCGGGATCGTTAAATACAACAATACAAGAAAGCAGATCAACGCTCTCGCGCAGGTTTACGGTAAATACTTCGACGAATACATCGAATATTCAGAACAACTGGAAGGAGTGCAGGATGATTTTCTCGCTCTCACCGAAAGTCTCGAAGAAATTTATTCCCTTGTGGATGGAGAAAGGGACGAAATGCTCAAACTTCCGGACGAATCGGATATCGAATCGATCGCTCTCGCAGAATTAAAAACGGAAGAAGCGGCAGACAAAGATTTGATGTTGGGAAGAAGTTATCTTTCCGAAATTTACGGTTATCGTACCGCGAGAGTTTACATGGATAAACAACGTCCTCTTATGGATAGTGTTTATGACTTTCTCAACTCAAGATATGATATCATGGACGCGCTTCCTTTCGGAGAACCGCTTTATTCTTATAATCTCACTTCTTATTTCGGAACCAGACGTTCACCTACTACCGGTTATATGGAATACCACGACGGGATCGATCTTGCAAACGTGCCCGGAACTCCGATCTATGCGACTGGCAACGGTCGAGTACACAGAGTGATCTATTCCAACCGCGGTTATGGAAATCATATCGTCATTCAACACGCGAACGGTTATTTTTCTCTTTTCGGACATTGTACGAGAATTTTTGTAAAAGACGGACAACAGATTCGAAAGGGAAATTTGATCGCAACAGTAGGATCGACCGGTAACGTGACCGGCCCGCACTTGCACTACGAAGTATGGCTGGGAGAATCCAATCGTACCGATCCGATGGAATTTTTAAAAGTTCCCGTTTATTAA
- a CDS encoding cytochrome P450 → MFSLNSSLSPKKDLRKIKSPPGSYGLFALRHLYRMRRDIIGFFQDMRKKHGDVVLFGIRKTRIFMIQSPEDIRHVLQENSANYHKSVFYIELKRILGKGLLTSEGDFWKKQRRLIQPAFHRQRISEFTQIMAGETQNIFQEWESRQKNGTLRVDLSEEMMRLTFAIVGKTLFRSDVKEYSEIIAKNVEIAMQEVTKRLTMVFPPPVHWPLPGNLRLRKSIESMNEVIYELIDQRRKNPSNDLISMLLEIQDEETGEKMSVEQVRDEAITLLLAGHETTANALTWAFHLLSNHPEVFSKLKEEAKNVLGEKIPSLEDVGSLTYSRMVLEESMRLFPPAWTVERSALGWDEVGGYKVPPGTNVSICIYTIHRDPRFWKEPETFWPERFSEENSKDRPKYAYIPFGGGPRICIGNVFAMTEGILILSMIARRFDLKPVPGHKVEMEPLVTLRPKYGMLMDLVST, encoded by the coding sequence ATGTTTTCTTTAAACTCCAGTCTTTCCCCGAAAAAAGACTTACGAAAAATCAAATCTCCTCCCGGTTCCTACGGCCTCTTCGCGCTTCGTCATTTGTATCGAATGCGTAGAGACATCATCGGATTCTTCCAAGACATGCGAAAGAAACACGGGGACGTCGTTTTATTCGGAATCCGTAAAACGAGAATCTTTATGATTCAGAGCCCGGAAGACATCCGTCACGTTCTTCAGGAAAATAGCGCCAACTACCATAAGAGCGTCTTTTACATCGAACTTAAAAGAATTTTAGGAAAGGGACTTCTCACTTCGGAAGGAGACTTCTGGAAGAAACAGAGAAGGCTCATTCAACCCGCGTTTCATCGTCAGAGAATATCAGAATTTACTCAGATCATGGCGGGGGAAACTCAGAATATTTTTCAAGAATGGGAATCCAGACAAAAAAACGGAACTCTCAGGGTGGATCTTTCGGAAGAGATGATGAGACTCACCTTTGCGATCGTGGGCAAGACCTTGTTTCGATCCGATGTGAAGGAATATTCCGAAATCATTGCGAAGAATGTCGAAATCGCGATGCAGGAAGTAACCAAACGTTTGACAATGGTCTTTCCTCCGCCGGTTCATTGGCCTCTCCCCGGAAATCTAAGACTCAGAAAGTCGATCGAATCGATGAACGAAGTCATCTACGAACTGATCGATCAAAGAAGAAAAAATCCATCGAATGATTTGATTAGTATGCTTTTGGAAATCCAGGACGAAGAAACCGGCGAAAAGATGAGCGTCGAACAGGTTCGAGACGAAGCGATTACTCTTCTTCTCGCCGGACATGAAACGACTGCGAACGCATTGACTTGGGCATTTCATCTTTTATCAAATCATCCGGAAGTTTTTTCCAAACTCAAAGAGGAAGCGAAGAATGTTTTGGGAGAGAAGATTCCATCCTTAGAAGACGTCGGATCTCTGACTTATTCAAGAATGGTTTTGGAAGAATCGATGCGCCTTTTTCCGCCGGCCTGGACAGTCGAACGATCCGCATTGGGTTGGGACGAGGTCGGAGGATACAAGGTTCCTCCGGGAACGAACGTTTCCATATGTATCTATACGATTCACAGAGATCCTCGTTTTTGGAAAGAACCAGAAACGTTCTGGCCGGAACGTTTCTCGGAGGAAAACTCGAAAGATCGCCCGAAATACGCGTACATCCCGTTTGGCGGCGGTCCGAGGATTTGTATCGGAAACGTCTTTGCGATGACCGAAGGGATTCTTATCCTAAGTATGATCGCGAGAAGATTTGATCTGAAGCCCGTTCCTGGACATAAAGTAGAAATGGAACCTTTAGTCACATTAAGACCGAAATACGGAATGTTGATGGATCTGGTTTCCACTTGA
- a CDS encoding RNA polymerase sigma factor, which produces MDQKEFTELIDSTKHIVLSAIKKNLFEEFHDSIDDVVQETYFRAYKSLSANKFRGDSAVSTWLYTIARNESLRMNQKRSRQTALASRLKEKVIQDHSIQEKEAASASFTDFELKDLLAMLPWKYKSVLSLVGEGYKEQQIAEKLSIPEGTVKSRAFRGKQMLKKIFVDK; this is translated from the coding sequence ATGGATCAGAAAGAATTTACCGAGCTAATCGATTCGACAAAACATATCGTCTTGTCCGCGATTAAGAAAAACTTATTTGAAGAATTTCACGACTCGATCGACGACGTAGTGCAGGAAACGTATTTCCGAGCTTACAAAAGTCTTTCCGCAAACAAGTTTCGCGGAGATTCCGCGGTGAGCACTTGGCTTTATACGATCGCAAGAAACGAATCTCTGAGAATGAACCAAAAACGTTCCAGACAAACGGCCCTTGCGAGCAGGCTGAAGGAGAAGGTGATCCAAGATCATTCTATTCAAGAGAAGGAAGCCGCTTCCGCAAGCTTTACCGATTTTGAATTGAAAGATCTTCTCGCCATGCTACCATGGAAATATAAGTCCGTGTTGAGTCTCGTTGGAGAAGGATACAAAGAACAACAGATTGCGGAGAAACTCAGTATTCCCGAAGGAACGGTAAAGTCCCGAGCCTTTCGAGGAAAACAGATGTTAAAGAAAATATTCGTTGATAAGTGA
- a CDS encoding Spy/CpxP family protein refolding chaperone, with protein MNLLNSIVRMTVAGCFLAPAVIFSQELMGLRSGTDSNTSAPVRQLAPIRQLRSFGLVFGNVDTVRERFALSEQQLDEISRINEKHKQAHFRWLQKISPIEIELEGLLMEPNVDLTKIRKLLIEIGRYTTEIRINQISHRLAIEKILTQDQKSKIKEPSTRQENGFPVNLFSPERIILPIQGILH; from the coding sequence ATGAATCTCCTGAATTCAATTGTCAGAATGACCGTCGCCGGTTGCTTTCTTGCGCCGGCGGTTATTTTTTCCCAAGAACTGATGGGGCTCCGCTCCGGTACGGATTCCAATACTTCCGCGCCGGTTCGTCAATTGGCACCGATTCGCCAGCTGAGGAGTTTCGGACTTGTGTTCGGAAATGTGGATACGGTTCGGGAACGATTTGCTCTTTCGGAACAACAATTGGATGAGATTTCAAGAATCAATGAAAAACACAAACAAGCGCATTTTCGTTGGCTCCAAAAAATCTCTCCGATAGAGATCGAACTCGAAGGGCTTTTGATGGAGCCTAACGTTGACTTGACGAAAATTCGAAAACTCTTGATTGAAATCGGAAGATATACGACCGAAATCCGTATCAATCAGATTTCTCATCGCCTCGCTATAGAAAAAATATTAACGCAGGACCAAAAGTCCAAAATCAAAGAGCCTTCTACACGCCAAGAAAACGGATTCCCAGTGAATCTTTTTTCTCCGGAAAGAATTATACTACCAATACAGGGAATCCTACACTGA
- a CDS encoding SanA/YdcF family protein has translation MLFLLVAAPIAIDFSFEESYLHTERFQNHRSARPATVAVVPGASVYKNEPSPVLKDRLDCALELYHQGKVRKILLSGDNGSIYYNEVKPMLLYILKNEVNERDIFVDHAGFRTLDTLVRAKEIFQVKDLIFVSQRVYQPRAAFLANKIGLKFQAFEADRRIYTSGPFSRIREFFARTLAWVDMNLFKTNPKYLGDPFPIEGSGIKTWKGSVL, from the coding sequence ATTCTGTTCCTTCTCGTAGCCGCTCCGATCGCGATCGATTTCAGTTTTGAAGAATCGTATCTTCATACCGAACGATTCCAAAACCACAGATCCGCCAGACCGGCCACCGTTGCTGTCGTTCCGGGAGCGTCGGTTTACAAAAACGAACCTTCGCCGGTTTTGAAAGATCGATTGGATTGCGCTTTAGAATTGTATCATCAAGGAAAGGTGCGTAAGATTCTTCTCTCCGGCGACAACGGTTCGATTTATTATAACGAAGTAAAGCCGATGCTCCTCTACATTCTTAAAAACGAAGTGAACGAAAGGGACATATTCGTGGATCACGCCGGCTTTCGAACGTTAGACACCTTGGTTCGTGCAAAAGAAATTTTTCAAGTTAAGGATTTGATTTTCGTGAGTCAGAGAGTTTATCAACCGAGGGCCGCATTCCTTGCGAATAAGATCGGTCTGAAGTTCCAAGCGTTCGAAGCCGACAGAAGAATTTACACGAGCGGACCGTTCAGTCGTATTCGAGAATTTTTCGCGCGGACGCTTGCATGGGTGGATATGAATCTATTCAAAACAAATCCGAAGTATTTGGGAGATCCGTTTCCGATCGAAGGGAGCGGGATAAAGACCTGGAAAGGATCCGTGCTCTAA
- a CDS encoding GDP-mannose 4,6-dehydratase: protein MKCLITGAAGFVGVYLLKELKDSYSEFLGIGILPGPNLEDDPELPKTYRSTICDIRNGDQVRKIIQDFSPDAVFHLAAQPFVPRAIEDPGETLEINVHGTMNILEALRGLKKKVRFVYISSSDIYGNVSESDLPVSESVIPAPLNPYSSSKSCAEIYCLQYHRWIPEIEVVIARPFNHTGPKQSLNFVIPNFCAQVWKSAKQTEGERKILVGDLTSTRDFLDVRDVVRAYRVLCEKGEPGEIYNICSGKEIIIREILDQIIATSGKQIPVEVDPSRFRAAEMRRLSGDNFKLKKLGWVPEFGLADTIRDVYHWVGTQVKEF, encoded by the coding sequence ATGAAATGCCTTATTACAGGAGCCGCTGGGTTTGTAGGTGTTTACCTGCTAAAGGAGCTTAAGGATTCTTATTCCGAATTTTTAGGGATCGGAATTCTTCCCGGACCGAATTTAGAGGACGATCCTGAGCTTCCTAAAACATATCGTTCTACAATTTGCGATATTCGAAACGGAGATCAGGTTCGAAAAATCATTCAAGATTTTTCTCCTGATGCAGTCTTTCATTTGGCCGCACAACCCTTTGTACCTCGTGCAATCGAAGACCCGGGTGAAACGTTGGAGATCAACGTTCACGGGACTATGAATATTTTAGAAGCTCTGCGAGGACTAAAAAAGAAAGTTCGCTTCGTCTATATCTCCTCATCCGACATTTACGGTAACGTTTCCGAGTCGGATCTCCCGGTTTCGGAGTCTGTGATTCCCGCACCGTTGAATCCATATTCTTCTTCCAAATCTTGTGCAGAAATTTATTGCCTTCAGTATCATCGTTGGATTCCGGAAATCGAAGTCGTGATCGCCAGACCCTTCAATCACACCGGGCCAAAACAGAGTTTGAACTTTGTGATTCCGAATTTTTGCGCGCAAGTCTGGAAATCCGCCAAACAAACTGAAGGTGAAAGAAAGATTCTGGTCGGCGATCTGACTTCCACACGCGATTTTTTGGACGTTCGGGATGTCGTACGCGCTTACCGTGTTCTTTGCGAAAAAGGAGAACCGGGCGAGATTTACAATATCTGTTCCGGAAAAGAAATTATAATTCGGGAAATTCTGGATCAGATCATTGCGACTTCCGGAAAACAAATTCCGGTGGAAGTGGATCCTTCTCGATTCCGAGCCGCAGAGATGAGGCGATTGTCCGGTGACAATTTTAAACTTAAGAAGTTAGGCTGGGTTCCCGAGTTCGGATTAGCGGATACGATTCGCGATGTTTATCACTGGGTCGGAACGCAAGTTAAGGAATTCTGA
- a CDS encoding LIC_10202 family protein — translation MEDKFQELFEIRDSRINVREIMEEIESKLKKNPSTKEEIEKLAHWKFSPPSPEGYRDFDPAEIAHLFEKGIAAPKFSNPKLWFVRGPLKWLLIRFAEFYSFLDKKLSENRTRAFYSVLHELILIRSENQNLKRKMESFYSEFLEWNQAIGKEVRPEFLWANENLYSEDTIEESETFLLESIDPSENVLVLSPGWGKVLKQLLKLGVQFDSVTWNRSCEEFIRTSITAKIDLEEPGSIPKNCSQYSKIIISENLSIHPHWLIEKALRSLSRMVASGTEIRFRFSNENSNYPSPFLPLRLTKIQEPLIRDYLKQLGFRNIIEKKSEDGFTILSFRK, via the coding sequence ATGGAAGATAAATTTCAGGAACTATTCGAAATCAGAGATTCCCGGATCAATGTCCGGGAAATTATGGAAGAAATAGAATCCAAACTAAAAAAGAATCCTTCCACAAAAGAAGAAATCGAGAAACTCGCTCATTGGAAGTTCTCTCCTCCGAGTCCGGAAGGTTATAGAGATTTCGATCCTGCTGAAATCGCACATCTTTTTGAAAAAGGAATTGCGGCTCCTAAATTCTCCAATCCAAAACTTTGGTTTGTGCGAGGACCTTTGAAATGGTTGTTGATCCGATTCGCGGAATTCTATTCTTTCCTTGATAAAAAACTTTCGGAGAACAGAACGCGCGCATTCTACAGCGTGTTACATGAATTGATCCTGATCCGTTCTGAAAATCAAAATCTCAAACGAAAAATGGAATCCTTCTATTCCGAATTCTTAGAATGGAATCAAGCCATCGGGAAGGAAGTGCGACCAGAATTTCTTTGGGCAAATGAAAATCTTTATTCGGAGGATACGATCGAGGAAAGCGAAACGTTTTTGCTGGAGTCCATCGATCCTTCGGAAAACGTTTTGGTTCTTTCTCCCGGTTGGGGAAAGGTTCTAAAACAACTTTTAAAGTTAGGAGTACAGTTCGATTCCGTAACTTGGAATCGGTCCTGCGAAGAATTCATTCGGACTTCGATCACAGCGAAAATCGATCTGGAAGAACCCGGTTCTATTCCGAAAAATTGTTCCCAATATTCTAAAATTATAATATCTGAAAATCTTTCCATTCATCCTCATTGGTTGATCGAAAAAGCGCTTCGCTCTTTGAGTCGGATGGTTGCGTCCGGAACGGAAATTCGGTTTCGATTCTCCAATGAAAACTCGAACTACCCTTCTCCTTTTTTGCCTTTGCGGCTAACAAAAATTCAGGAACCGTTGATTCGAGACTATTTAAAACAATTAGGTTTTCGAAATATAATAGAAAAAAAATCGGAAGACGGATTCACAATTCTATCGTTTAGAAAATGA
- a CDS encoding glycosyltransferase family 4 protein, whose amino-acid sequence MKVYQHVTEFRDGDGIGNDIKGISGVLQTLGISNSILCLKNFSKENFDVQAHPVVSEFKKEDVHILNYGGCGYPLDWFRDLPGKKIIRYQSFTPAIYFKNFVSSEIYNTLQLEEKRSLLELYSLKNETDLFLPSSEFNAEFLKSLDIENQIVLPIVRKYKIREGVPKYKREFTIGFIGRISPNKKIEDLLELLPSILKFRQNIQLLICGNVSPVFEEYYIFLKKLVLQKRLMGHVQIRLNANDVEMQSFLNSMDLYVCMSEHEGFNIPVLEAFGAGIPVISYFAGATPETMKNGGILFKNKSSESLILLAALIDNLIERRNLREQISQKEKEVIEEYNRFPFENLFKERILS is encoded by the coding sequence ATGAAAGTCTATCAGCACGTTACAGAGTTCCGGGACGGAGACGGAATCGGAAACGATATCAAAGGAATCTCCGGCGTGTTGCAAACATTAGGAATTTCGAATTCGATTCTCTGTCTTAAAAATTTTTCCAAAGAAAACTTCGACGTTCAAGCTCATCCGGTCGTAAGTGAATTCAAAAAAGAAGACGTCCATATTCTGAATTACGGCGGATGCGGTTATCCTCTGGACTGGTTTCGCGATCTCCCGGGAAAAAAAATCATCCGATACCAGAGTTTTACACCGGCCATCTATTTTAAGAATTTTGTAAGTTCTGAAATTTACAACACGCTTCAATTGGAAGAAAAACGTTCTCTTTTGGAATTGTATTCTCTAAAAAACGAAACCGATTTGTTCTTACCTTCTTCCGAATTCAATGCTGAATTCCTAAAATCACTCGACATCGAAAATCAAATCGTTCTGCCGATCGTAAGAAAATACAAAATTCGAGAAGGAGTTCCAAAATACAAAAGGGAATTCACGATCGGTTTTATCGGAAGAATTTCTCCGAACAAAAAAATTGAGGATCTCCTAGAGCTCCTTCCTTCAATTCTTAAATTTAGACAAAACATCCAACTATTGATTTGCGGTAATGTTTCTCCCGTTTTCGAAGAATATTATATTTTCCTTAAGAAGCTCGTTTTACAGAAACGCCTCATGGGGCACGTTCAAATAAGACTGAATGCAAACGACGTTGAAATGCAATCGTTCCTCAATTCGATGGATCTTTACGTTTGTATGAGCGAACACGAAGGATTTAATATTCCCGTTTTGGAAGCGTTCGGTGCGGGAATTCCCGTCATTTCCTATTTTGCAGGTGCGACGCCTGAGACGATGAAAAACGGAGGAATTCTTTTTAAAAACAAGTCTTCCGAATCCCTAATTCTTCTGGCCGCCTTGATAGACAACCTCATCGAAAGAAGAAATCTTAGAGAACAGATTTCTCAAAAAGAAAAAGAAGTCATCGAAGAATACAATCGTTTTCCTTTTGAGAATTTGTTTAAAGAGCGGATATTGTCATGA
- a CDS encoding glycosyltransferase family 4 protein — protein sequence MKAVQQFSAGFNPGDAISNEMLEIRNYLRELEYKGDIYSENIGASRLPFVKKYKTYNKSSKDILFYHHSIHSGIFDFLRSFRSPRILIYHNVTPHHFFESYDLKMSYLLKKGREELKEMKDRFDLVFAVSKFNQAELETLGFRNVEILPITYQLSQSILKTEKAVSPIKKILFVGRITPNKRQDDLLRLAYAYKTLYSDQFQFYLAGFSSKELFLYREELERMLDFYNLRKNVLITGFLSDNELNHLYQEADAFVSMSEHEGFCVPLIEAMVHKIPILAYAGGAVPETLNGAGILFKEKKFPDLAVLLHKILTDVDFKNQILNRQNLRLEEFKNLESKSVLRKAIENLS from the coding sequence ATGAAAGCAGTTCAACAATTTTCCGCCGGTTTTAATCCGGGTGACGCGATCAGCAATGAAATGTTGGAAATTCGAAACTACTTAAGGGAATTGGAATATAAAGGAGATATCTATTCCGAAAACATCGGTGCTTCCAGACTTCCTTTTGTGAAAAAATATAAGACTTACAACAAATCGTCCAAGGATATTTTATTCTATCATCATTCCATTCACTCCGGAATCTTCGATTTTCTAAGAAGTTTTCGGTCTCCCAGAATTCTAATCTATCATAACGTAACACCGCATCATTTTTTTGAATCATACGATCTCAAGATGAGCTACCTTTTGAAAAAGGGAAGAGAAGAACTAAAGGAAATGAAGGATCGTTTCGATCTCGTTTTCGCGGTTTCTAAGTTCAATCAAGCGGAATTAGAGACGTTGGGTTTTCGCAACGTGGAGATTCTTCCGATCACTTACCAACTTTCGCAGTCGATTTTAAAAACGGAAAAGGCCGTTTCTCCCATCAAAAAAATTCTTTTTGTTGGGCGGATAACACCGAACAAAAGGCAAGACGATCTTTTGCGTCTTGCTTATGCTTACAAAACTTTATATTCGGATCAGTTTCAATTCTACCTCGCTGGATTTAGTTCCAAAGAATTGTTCCTTTATCGGGAAGAATTGGAGAGGATGTTGGACTTTTATAATTTAAGAAAGAACGTCTTGATCACAGGATTTCTTTCGGATAACGAATTGAATCATCTCTACCAAGAAGCGGACGCTTTTGTTTCCATGAGCGAGCACGAAGGATTTTGTGTTCCTTTGATTGAAGCGATGGTTCATAAAATTCCAATTCTTGCATATGCCGGCGGCGCCGTTCCGGAAACGCTGAACGGTGCGGGAATTCTTTTTAAAGAAAAAAAATTTCCAGATCTGGCAGTTTTGCTCCATAAAATTTTGACTGACGTTGATTTTAAGAATCAAATTTTAAACCGACAAAATCTGCGTTTGGAAGAATTTAAGAATTTAGAATCAAAATCCGTTCTGAGGAAGGCGATTGAAAACCTCTCTTAA
- a CDS encoding glycosyltransferase family 4 protein, which translates to MKTSLKKIAVVSPIFSDQVSGGSEKLIFQFVELLAKDFEITVLTTRSLDYVSWKNSIPIRENYILQDGNLPSKPIGIEERTSSLGGTYKVLQFTVEKSRNIEKFNRLSKKILEEPSLQNRESVHHWIEEQGPYVPEMIQFIESRKSEFEVFFFVSYLYYPLVLGSPLVAEKSVIIPTFHDEAPAHLPIYKEVLTDQSSYSFNTPEELDVFRNILRFTPSIYSITGMNLNLDKSSFTSDLKNHSNSENFSSDKEDPFLLYVGRVDLGKGFLEMAEWFLDWKKNSKLPHKLKIVGKIASKIPPRILENQNVEFLGFVEEQTKIRLLQNCSCLINSSPLESFSIVLMEAWLAEKPVLVNGKSDVLKGHCLRSNGGLFYSDKKSFSATLDYILEHPMDSLEMGKNGKRYVEQNFNPEVVREKLLRLIDKTIQKKYAGI; encoded by the coding sequence TTGAAAACCTCTCTTAAAAAAATCGCCGTTGTAAGTCCGATTTTTTCCGATCAAGTTTCGGGCGGATCGGAAAAACTGATCTTTCAGTTCGTAGAGTTATTGGCGAAGGATTTTGAAATCACCGTGCTTACGACTCGAAGTCTCGATTACGTTTCCTGGAAAAACTCGATTCCGATACGCGAAAATTATATTCTTCAAGATGGGAACCTTCCATCCAAACCGATCGGAATAGAAGAGCGTACTTCTTCGTTAGGAGGAACGTATAAAGTTCTTCAGTTCACGGTGGAAAAGAGCAGAAATATCGAAAAGTTTAATCGACTTTCTAAAAAAATCTTAGAGGAACCTTCCCTTCAAAATCGGGAAAGCGTACATCACTGGATCGAAGAACAAGGCCCTTACGTTCCGGAAATGATTCAATTTATAGAATCTCGAAAGAGTGAATTCGAAGTTTTTTTCTTTGTGAGTTATCTTTACTATCCTCTCGTTCTTGGCTCACCGCTCGTCGCGGAAAAATCGGTTATCATTCCGACGTTTCACGATGAGGCTCCTGCGCATCTTCCTATCTACAAGGAAGTTCTCACAGATCAGAGCTCTTATTCGTTTAATACTCCGGAAGAATTGGATGTGTTTCGGAATATATTAAGATTTACTCCGAGCATATATTCTATCACAGGAATGAACCTAAATCTGGATAAGAGTTCGTTCACCTCCGATTTGAAGAATCATTCGAATTCTGAGAATTTCAGTTCTGATAAGGAAGATCCATTCTTATTGTATGTCGGTCGAGTGGATTTGGGTAAAGGTTTTCTGGAGATGGCGGAATGGTTTTTGGATTGGAAAAAGAATTCGAAACTTCCGCATAAGCTCAAGATAGTCGGAAAAATCGCCTCCAAAATTCCTCCAAGAATATTAGAAAATCAAAATGTGGAATTTTTAGGTTTTGTAGAAGAGCAGACAAAGATTCGACTTCTACAAAATTGCAGTTGTTTAATCAATTCTTCCCCTCTTGAAAGTTTTTCCATCGTTCTTATGGAAGCCTGGCTGGCGGAAAAACCCGTTCTCGTAAACGGAAAATCGGATGTTCTCAAGGGGCATTGTTTGCGAAGCAACGGCGGACTTTTTTATTCGGATAAGAAGAGCTTCTCCGCAACATTAGATTATATCCTAGAACATCCGATGGATTCTTTGGAAATGGGGAAGAATGGAAAACGCTACGTGGAACAGAATTTCAATCCGGAAGTCGTCCGCGAAAAACTTCTGCGTTTGATCGATAAGACAATTCAGAAAAAATACGCTGGAATTTAA
- a CDS encoding inositol monophosphatase family protein: MSLENEIKIRYEHFLNFVPKVMEFLSETQEENDLGIAYKGEIDLVTKADKGSEERIISEIERMFPADSILGEEGTDKKGTSIFKWIVDPLDGTVNYSHRLPLYCLCIGLENQETGEVVFGIVPFPGTGEVYHAKKGFGAFKNKKQIHVSKTKELKQSLLCTGFPYDREKKIDRLMFHYRNFLLKTRGVRRTGSAGVDLCWTAEGRFDAFWEEGLKPWDMAAPSVILNEAGGKLSTYDGNLFSPYIPNLVASNGILHEKMLAGMSEYLHDLT, translated from the coding sequence ATGAGCTTAGAAAACGAAATCAAAATCAGATACGAGCATTTCCTGAACTTTGTTCCCAAGGTGATGGAATTCTTATCCGAAACTCAAGAGGAAAACGATCTTGGAATCGCTTACAAAGGTGAGATCGACTTGGTTACGAAGGCAGACAAAGGTTCGGAAGAAAGAATCATATCCGAAATTGAAAGAATGTTTCCTGCGGATTCGATTCTTGGCGAAGAAGGAACCGATAAAAAAGGAACCTCGATTTTCAAATGGATCGTGGATCCGTTAGACGGAACCGTAAATTACTCGCATCGACTTCCTTTGTACTGTCTTTGTATCGGTCTGGAAAACCAGGAAACGGGAGAGGTCGTCTTCGGTATCGTTCCGTTTCCTGGAACGGGGGAAGTCTATCACGCCAAAAAAGGGTTCGGTGCCTTTAAGAATAAAAAACAAATTCACGTTTCGAAAACAAAGGAACTGAAACAATCTCTTCTTTGTACTGGTTTTCCTTACGATCGAGAAAAGAAGATCGATCGATTGATGTTTCATTATAGAAATTTTTTACTCAAGACGCGTGGAGTGAGAAGAACGGGATCCGCCGGTGTGGATCTTTGTTGGACTGCGGAAGGTAGATTCGATGCATTTTGGGAAGAAGGTCTCAAACCTTGGGATATGGCGGCGCCTTCGGTAATTTTGAACGAAGCCGGCGGAAAGTTATCCACATACGATGGAAATCTATTTTCACCCTATATCCCGAATCTGGTTGCGAGCAACGGAATCTTACACGAGAAGATGTTAGCCGGGATGAGTGAATATCTTCACGACTTAACTTAA
- a CDS encoding YkvA family protein, protein MDLIEKVKRDFWPKLKSVVSKIPFAEDLVALYYSMMDPETPLRTKLIIAGALAYFISPLDAVPDFIPGAGFLDDAGVIAAVLASVQSAIRAEHRDKARKKLEIE, encoded by the coding sequence GTGGATCTGATCGAAAAGGTAAAAAGAGATTTTTGGCCGAAATTGAAGTCTGTGGTTTCTAAGATTCCTTTTGCGGAAGACCTGGTCGCACTTTATTATTCGATGATGGACCCAGAAACTCCGCTACGAACCAAACTCATAATCGCAGGCGCTCTTGCGTATTTCATTTCTCCTCTGGACGCGGTTCCCGATTTTATTCCAGGAGCCGGATTTCTGGATGACGCGGGAGTGATCGCGGCCGTACTGGCAAGTGTCCAATCCGCGATTCGAGCGGAACATCGCGATAAAGCGAGAAAGAAGCTGGAGATAGAATGA